Proteins from one Shewanella pealeana ATCC 700345 genomic window:
- a CDS encoding MATE family efflux transporter, translating to MIALLLNPQKNRQLFALALPMILSNITVPLLGLVDTAVVGHLSNAYYLGGVAVGSTIITLILWLLGFLRMSTTGLVAQAYGANDTQQQFKLLVQAASLALLFGIAAIALQLPIVNLAMALSDASVEVERYCREYFQIRIWSTPFALMNLVLLGWLLGRQQPKAAMWQLIVANLVNIVLDVIFVLGLGWGVKGAALASVFADISGFLVALTMVRSQLGKLGDFKLLQLIKQLSLQSYAKMMSLNTDIFIRSLCLQASFAFMTFYGAGLGDNTVAANAVLLNLLLLISYALDGIAYYAEAEVGRAHGQKNSRLMQESVTLAWAWSAIAALGFTLFFALAGSQIIAMLTSISEVQAVAEQYLIWIIFIPLLAFGSYLFDGVYIGAAQGKVMRNSMILSTFGVFFPVWYLLEQQGNFALWAAMSSFMLARSALLSLHYWFRLRLILN from the coding sequence ATGATTGCCTTACTGTTAAACCCACAAAAAAACCGACAACTGTTTGCCCTCGCACTACCGATGATTTTATCAAATATCACGGTGCCATTACTGGGACTTGTCGATACCGCCGTTGTTGGACACCTTAGTAACGCCTATTATTTAGGCGGTGTGGCAGTTGGGTCAACGATTATAACCTTAATTTTGTGGTTGCTAGGATTTTTACGCATGTCGACCACGGGATTAGTCGCTCAAGCCTATGGCGCCAACGACACCCAGCAACAATTTAAACTCTTGGTACAAGCAGCAAGTCTAGCACTCCTGTTTGGTATTGCCGCTATCGCATTACAGCTACCCATAGTGAATTTAGCCATGGCGTTGTCAGATGCCAGCGTCGAAGTCGAGCGCTATTGCCGAGAGTATTTCCAGATCAGGATCTGGTCGACCCCCTTCGCCCTAATGAATTTAGTGCTTCTTGGCTGGCTCCTTGGGCGGCAGCAACCTAAGGCCGCGATGTGGCAACTGATTGTGGCAAACCTAGTAAATATCGTATTAGATGTCATCTTCGTGCTAGGTCTTGGCTGGGGTGTGAAAGGAGCGGCACTCGCCTCTGTGTTCGCCGATATCTCTGGTTTCTTAGTAGCACTCACCATGGTTCGCAGTCAGCTTGGTAAGCTAGGTGATTTTAAGTTGCTACAACTCATCAAGCAGCTTTCCCTGCAAAGCTACGCCAAGATGATGAGCCTTAACACAGACATCTTTATTCGTAGCCTATGTTTGCAAGCATCATTTGCCTTTATGACTTTTTACGGCGCAGGCTTAGGTGATAATACCGTTGCAGCCAATGCCGTATTACTCAACTTATTGCTACTCATCTCCTATGCACTCGATGGCATCGCCTATTATGCAGAGGCCGAGGTGGGTCGAGCTCATGGCCAGAAAAATAGCCGTTTAATGCAGGAATCGGTGACATTAGCCTGGGCATGGTCAGCCATTGCCGCATTAGGCTTTACGCTATTTTTTGCCCTCGCGGGTTCGCAGATTATCGCTATGTTGACCAGCATCAGTGAAGTACAAGCAGTGGCCGAACAATATCTGATTTGGATTATATTCATCCCCTTGCTCGCCTTTGGCTCCTATCTTTTTGATGGTGTCTATATCGGTGCAGCTCAGGGCAAGGTGATGCGTAACAGTATGATTCTATCTACTTTTGGCGTATTTTTCCCGGTCTGGTACCTATTAGAACAGCAGGGTAACTTTGCCTTATGGGCAGCCATGAGCAGCTTTATGCTGGCCCGCAGTGCGTTACTTTCGCTGCATTACTGGTTTAGGCTCAGACTGATTTTAAACTAG
- the nfuA gene encoding Fe-S biogenesis protein NfuA, which translates to MITISEAAQAHFVKLLSDQPEGTHIRVFVISPGTAQAECGVSYCPPDAVEADDTEIEFNGFNAMVDEKSAPFLEEATIDFVTDQLGSQLTLKAPNAKMRKVSDDASLSERIEYVIQSEINPQLASHGGNIMLVEITEDGIAVLQFGGGCNGCSMVDVTLKDGIEKQLLDMFPGELSGVKDVTEHQHGEHSYQ; encoded by the coding sequence ATGATTACCATTTCCGAAGCAGCTCAGGCGCATTTTGTTAAATTGTTATCAGATCAGCCTGAAGGAACTCACATTCGAGTATTTGTTATCAGCCCAGGTACTGCGCAGGCTGAGTGTGGCGTATCATATTGTCCACCAGACGCTGTTGAAGCTGATGACACAGAGATCGAATTTAATGGCTTTAATGCCATGGTTGATGAGAAAAGCGCTCCTTTCCTTGAAGAAGCGACAATTGACTTCGTTACCGATCAGTTAGGTTCTCAGTTAACGCTTAAGGCACCTAACGCTAAAATGCGTAAAGTGTCTGATGACGCTTCATTATCTGAGCGTATCGAGTATGTTATCCAGTCTGAAATTAACCCACAGCTTGCTAGCCATGGTGGTAACATCATGCTAGTTGAAATCACTGAAGACGGCATTGCAGTATTGCAGTTTGGTGGTGGTTGTAATGGTTGCTCTATGGTTGATGTAACTCTAAAAGATGGTATCGAGAAGCAACTACTTGATATGTTCCCAGGTGAACTATCAGGCGTTAAAGACGTGACCGAGCACCAGCATGGTGAGCACTCTTACCAGTAA
- a CDS encoding M14 family zinc carboxypeptidase — MLRICLVFLCAFLISSSFFAEAKKTRLTDSPLYGVNTTSPEEFLGYPLGERLLRHDQINYYLKQIATQNPRVSLENTGQSHEARQQLTAVITSVNNQSKLDEILAQRQQVKYLGKQGGPLIIWLAYSIHGDEISGAHSALKLSHMLATSEDKWVKELLEQAVVLITPSQNPDGLDRFSTWATGYAGKVVVSDPNHKEHKQGWPTGRSNHYFADLNRDWLFLRHPESQGRVALFHRWQPHYVGDFHEMGHNFTYFFQPGVPERTHPLTPAGNQKLTAKLAAYHQAALDDNKQSYFSRQLFDDFFYGKGSTYPDINGAIGVLFEQASARGQQQDSVNGIVHLQEGIENQYATSISSLKGALALKSELEQYQAEFFKGKHQKAMKKKPRQAGLLLTTNKDPSRIRALTELLSQHKIEYYYLTNKLTQSGIDFGVDSSIFIPNKQAQSALLEAMFDDRSEFVDPTFYDISTWDLQHAFNLNLRRNVKLELSVLSQTPAEFVPPSWNKNAVALLIDWRDSQAALLLQQLLKQEIKVKFAAKPFSILSTNGEIDFAAGTLQVPLKQDNISASEIGQRVQQLAQQFKVNVIAANTSAASKGIDLGSPDFNLIKPIRPLIVSGKGTSVSEVGQLWYYLDNTLGVATTLVDSKDLTSITLADYSHVLLADGNYKTLSDRFARKLGQFTSEGGVVIAQKRALNWLSDSNLLKTDPRSERFYKQLFDADGLSFEQKSNFSAKQQIGGAIVELKLDTSHPISFGLNGDRLPVMKNKVLGFSQTTKAFSVAANYASEPLLSGYLAKEYQNSFSDSPAIIVESRNKGAIVALADNLLFRNIWLGSEKAYANALYFIPALH; from the coding sequence ATGCTCAGAATCTGTCTTGTTTTTTTGTGTGCTTTTTTGATCTCATCCTCCTTTTTTGCCGAAGCAAAGAAGACGCGTTTAACAGACAGCCCGCTCTATGGTGTCAACACCACTAGCCCCGAAGAGTTTTTAGGCTACCCACTCGGAGAGCGCTTACTTAGACACGACCAGATTAATTACTACCTCAAACAGATCGCCACACAAAACCCCAGAGTATCGCTAGAAAATACAGGCCAAAGTCATGAGGCAAGGCAGCAGTTAACCGCCGTTATCACCTCGGTAAACAACCAGTCAAAGCTGGATGAAATCTTAGCTCAGAGACAGCAAGTCAAATATCTAGGTAAGCAAGGTGGACCACTAATTATCTGGCTTGCCTACTCGATTCATGGCGACGAGATCAGCGGCGCCCATAGCGCACTAAAGCTTAGCCATATGCTGGCCACCAGCGAAGATAAATGGGTTAAGGAGTTACTTGAGCAAGCAGTTGTACTCATCACCCCGAGCCAAAATCCCGATGGACTCGACCGATTTTCAACTTGGGCCACTGGCTATGCCGGCAAAGTTGTTGTCAGCGACCCGAATCATAAGGAGCATAAACAGGGCTGGCCTACGGGTAGAAGTAACCATTATTTTGCCGACCTTAATCGCGACTGGCTGTTTCTACGTCATCCCGAATCTCAAGGTCGTGTCGCCCTATTTCACCGCTGGCAGCCCCACTATGTGGGCGACTTTCATGAGATGGGCCATAACTTCACTTACTTTTTCCAGCCCGGCGTCCCCGAACGCACCCATCCACTTACCCCAGCTGGCAACCAGAAGCTCACTGCAAAATTGGCCGCCTACCACCAAGCCGCGCTAGATGATAATAAGCAGAGTTACTTTAGCCGTCAGTTATTCGATGATTTCTTCTATGGCAAAGGCTCTACCTATCCCGATATCAACGGTGCCATAGGGGTCTTGTTTGAACAGGCGAGCGCCCGCGGCCAACAACAGGACTCGGTCAATGGCATAGTGCACCTGCAAGAGGGCATAGAGAATCAATATGCGACCTCAATCTCAAGCCTCAAAGGTGCCTTGGCGTTAAAGTCGGAACTAGAGCAATATCAGGCCGAATTTTTTAAGGGTAAGCATCAGAAAGCGATGAAGAAAAAGCCTCGTCAGGCAGGGCTACTACTCACGACCAACAAGGATCCAAGCCGGATCCGAGCGCTCACAGAGCTGCTCAGCCAGCACAAAATAGAATATTACTACCTCACCAATAAACTCACTCAGTCTGGCATCGATTTTGGGGTCGATAGCAGTATTTTCATCCCCAACAAACAGGCACAGAGTGCGCTACTCGAGGCAATGTTTGACGACAGAAGCGAATTTGTCGATCCGACCTTTTACGATATCTCCACCTGGGATCTGCAACATGCATTCAATCTCAACCTGCGTCGCAACGTTAAACTCGAACTCAGCGTACTCAGCCAAACACCAGCGGAATTTGTGCCTCCGAGTTGGAACAAGAATGCTGTCGCCCTACTCATAGACTGGCGTGACAGCCAAGCAGCTTTATTGCTGCAGCAATTGCTCAAGCAAGAGATCAAGGTTAAATTTGCCGCCAAGCCGTTTAGCATATTGAGCACAAATGGCGAGATAGACTTTGCTGCTGGTACTCTGCAAGTGCCGCTAAAGCAAGATAACATCTCGGCAAGCGAGATAGGCCAGCGCGTGCAACAATTAGCGCAACAGTTTAAGGTGAATGTTATCGCGGCTAATACCAGCGCCGCTAGCAAAGGCATAGATCTAGGCAGCCCTGACTTTAACCTGATAAAGCCTATTCGCCCTCTCATCGTAAGCGGTAAAGGCACCTCTGTTTCCGAGGTCGGCCAGCTATGGTATTACTTAGATAACACCTTAGGCGTCGCCACCACTCTGGTCGATAGCAAGGATCTCACGTCGATAACATTAGCCGATTACAGTCATGTGCTACTAGCCGATGGCAACTACAAAACCTTAAGCGATCGTTTTGCCCGTAAGCTGGGTCAGTTTACCTCTGAAGGTGGTGTGGTCATTGCACAAAAACGCGCACTGAACTGGCTAAGTGATTCCAACTTACTTAAAACCGATCCCCGCAGTGAGCGATTCTATAAGCAGCTGTTTGATGCCGATGGTCTCTCGTTCGAGCAGAAATCAAATTTCAGTGCCAAACAACAGATAGGTGGCGCAATCGTCGAACTGAAACTCGATACTAGCCATCCCATCAGCTTTGGCCTCAACGGCGATCGTCTGCCAGTGATGAAAAATAAGGTATTGGGCTTCTCACAAACCACCAAAGCCTTTTCTGTCGCGGCAAACTACGCCTCTGAGCCGCTACTAAGCGGCTACCTTGCTAAGGAATACCAGAATAGCTTCAGTGATTCACCGGCGATTATCGTCGAGTCACGTAACAAGGGCGCCATCGTGGCACTAGCCGATAATCTGCTGTTTAGAAATATTTGGCTTGGCTCTGAGAAAGCTTATGCCAATGCGCTTTACTTCATTCCAGCGCTGCACTAA
- a CDS encoding ComF family protein produces the protein MKLNNEKDFIISKTPWTRWLSAILPNRCLLCHQHIDSVNRGICSVCLHACRYQTPICLGCGGEMLISMAFCGHCMASTPLTVIAPCSYHHGLGHWVGQVKYQAQFAVIDVLVDALVQRILYLEYLGFIQLPQALIAVPLHKSRLRQRGFNQAWLIAKALSKRLDIPLVDNMLFRMKETQPQAGLSGRLRRKNLKGAFELSPEFNWQRVALIDDVVTTGTTVEEIAKLLQRKHTQVQVWCLARAEAPGRR, from the coding sequence TTGAAACTTAACAATGAAAAGGATTTCATTATTAGCAAAACACCTTGGACTCGGTGGTTATCGGCAATTTTACCCAATCGCTGTTTATTGTGCCATCAACATATTGATTCGGTTAATCGTGGGATCTGTTCCGTTTGCCTGCATGCTTGCCGTTATCAAACGCCCATCTGTTTGGGCTGTGGCGGTGAGATGCTAATAAGCATGGCTTTCTGCGGTCATTGCATGGCATCGACGCCATTAACCGTTATCGCTCCCTGCAGTTATCACCATGGCCTAGGTCACTGGGTCGGACAGGTTAAGTATCAGGCGCAATTTGCGGTGATCGATGTGCTGGTGGACGCGCTGGTTCAGCGGATCCTCTATCTAGAATATTTAGGCTTTATCCAGCTGCCACAGGCGTTGATTGCCGTGCCGCTACATAAGAGCAGGCTGCGGCAACGGGGCTTTAATCAGGCTTGGCTAATCGCTAAGGCACTGTCTAAGCGACTCGATATACCACTGGTCGATAATATGCTGTTTAGGATGAAAGAGACTCAGCCGCAAGCGGGATTGTCGGGTAGGTTACGGCGTAAAAACCTTAAAGGCGCCTTTGAGCTTTCACCTGAGTTTAACTGGCAGCGGGTAGCGCTGATCGATGATGTGGTGACCACGGGCACGACGGTAGAGGAGATCGCGAAATTATTGCAGCGAAAGCACACTCAGGTTCAAGTTTGGTGCCTGGCTAGAGCCGAGGCACCGGGGCGCCGCTAA
- the bioH gene encoding pimeloyl-ACP methyl ester esterase BioH: MSQSQLHIESIGQGPDVVMLHGWGVNSAVFTPLQGALAKYRVHFVDLPGFGHSPAVNGDIYDWLNAILEAVPEQAIWTGWSLGGLIATLAAIHHPQRVSALCTIASSPCFMAGEDWPGIPEKVLSQFAQQLTQDLDKTIERFLAIQAMGSETAKGDIKQLRELVLTKPQAQQTALAQGLAMLERVDLRAELSQINQPWLRVWGRLDGLVPRRMIKAMPQLPQSQDLLLHKASHAPFISHQQEFLDGFNLWLDEQV; this comes from the coding sequence ATGAGTCAGAGCCAGCTACATATCGAATCTATCGGTCAAGGGCCCGATGTTGTAATGCTTCATGGTTGGGGGGTTAACAGCGCCGTATTTACTCCACTGCAGGGCGCATTAGCCAAGTATAGGGTTCACTTCGTCGATCTGCCGGGATTTGGCCATAGCCCAGCGGTCAATGGCGATATCTACGACTGGCTAAACGCCATCTTAGAAGCGGTTCCTGAGCAAGCGATCTGGACTGGCTGGTCACTCGGCGGACTCATTGCTACATTAGCCGCCATCCATCATCCGCAGCGTGTGTCGGCGCTATGCACCATAGCCTCATCGCCTTGCTTTATGGCGGGTGAAGACTGGCCGGGGATCCCGGAAAAGGTATTGAGCCAATTCGCCCAACAGCTGACTCAAGATCTCGATAAGACCATCGAACGCTTTCTTGCTATCCAAGCCATGGGTAGCGAAACCGCCAAGGGCGATATCAAACAATTACGTGAGTTAGTGCTTACTAAACCTCAGGCTCAACAGACAGCTCTGGCCCAAGGATTAGCGATGCTTGAACGGGTCGACTTACGTGCCGAGTTATCTCAAATCAACCAACCTTGGCTAAGAGTCTGGGGACGATTAGATGGGTTAGTGCCGCGCAGAATGATAAAAGCCATGCCACAGCTGCCGCAAAGCCAAGACCTATTACTTCACAAGGCCTCTCACGCGCCGTTTATTAGCCACCAGCAAGAGTTTCTCGACGGCTTCAATCTATGGCTCGACGAGCAAGTCTAG
- a CDS encoding Tex family protein codes for MQNIAQLIAEELNVRQQQVIDTISLLDDGATVPFIARYRKEATGGLDDAQLRTLYSRLGYLRDLNDRRNVILSSIEAQSKLTPELQAAINAADSKTRLEDLYLPYKPKRRTKGLIAIEAGIEPLADYLLANRQVDCEAVASEYINAEAGFADAKAVLDGARFILMERFAEDAELLQKIRVQVEQNAVFESRMVKGKEKEGAKFRDYFEHSEKLTKVPSHRALAMLRGRNEGMLSLNINADPHQEPKQASYCEVIIIEHFKLGLTDSAVDTWLKTVVAATWKVKIALQMETEFLGRMRDTAEQEAIKVFARNLGDLLMAAPAGAKATLGLDPGLRSGVKVAIVNDTGKLMAHTTIFPHAPQNQWDKSVRTLANLVKMHKVELIAIGNGTASRETDKLAADLISQVKAELPRLTKIMVSEAGASVYSASELASEEFPNIDVSIRGAVSIARRLQDPLAELVKIEPKAIGVGQYQHDVSQSQLSSSLEAVVEDCVNGVGVDVNMASAALLAQVAGLNKTLARNIVTHRDEQGRFNNRKALLKVARLGPKAYEQAAGFLRISEGDNPLDGSSVHPEAYSLVESIAAAKGVSVAELIGNSELLKALEAKDFITSEFGLPTVTDILAELDKPGRDPRGEFKTATFKEGVEEIKDLKLDMILEGVVTNVTNFGAFVDVGVHQDGLVHISSMTDKFIDDPHKVVKAGDIVKVKVMEVDAERRRIGLSMRLDDKAGDAPKSAPRPANHQNKGAPNKGANQQRGQQKTHKPKQQANAAMGNAFADAFAKLKK; via the coding sequence ATGCAAAATATTGCACAGCTCATCGCTGAAGAACTGAACGTTCGTCAGCAACAAGTTATCGATACCATTTCATTACTCGACGATGGCGCAACAGTGCCGTTTATCGCACGTTACCGTAAAGAAGCCACTGGTGGCTTAGATGATGCGCAATTGCGTACTCTATACAGCCGTTTAGGTTATCTACGTGATCTGAATGATCGTCGTAACGTGATTTTATCGAGCATCGAAGCCCAGAGTAAGTTAACACCTGAGTTGCAAGCGGCAATCAATGCAGCAGATAGTAAGACGCGTCTAGAAGATCTCTATTTACCTTACAAGCCAAAACGCCGTACCAAGGGCCTTATCGCCATTGAAGCGGGGATCGAGCCTTTGGCTGACTACCTGTTGGCAAACCGACAGGTAGATTGCGAAGCGGTTGCTAGCGAATATATCAATGCCGAGGCCGGCTTTGCCGATGCTAAGGCGGTACTCGATGGTGCACGCTTTATCTTGATGGAGCGTTTTGCTGAAGATGCCGAATTACTGCAAAAAATTCGCGTACAAGTAGAACAAAATGCTGTGTTTGAAAGCCGCATGGTTAAAGGTAAAGAGAAAGAGGGCGCTAAGTTTAGAGATTACTTCGAGCACTCTGAAAAGCTGACTAAAGTGCCATCTCACCGTGCACTTGCCATGCTACGCGGACGTAATGAAGGCATGTTAAGCCTCAATATCAATGCCGATCCGCATCAAGAGCCTAAGCAAGCTAGTTACTGTGAAGTGATTATTATCGAGCACTTTAAGTTAGGCTTAACAGATAGCGCCGTTGATACATGGTTAAAGACCGTTGTTGCGGCAACGTGGAAAGTTAAAATCGCCCTGCAAATGGAAACTGAGTTTCTTGGTCGCATGCGTGATACCGCTGAGCAAGAAGCAATTAAGGTTTTTGCCCGCAACTTAGGCGATCTATTGATGGCAGCTCCTGCCGGTGCTAAAGCGACCCTAGGTTTAGATCCGGGTCTTCGCTCAGGTGTGAAAGTCGCTATCGTCAACGACACCGGCAAGTTGATGGCACACACGACTATCTTCCCGCATGCCCCACAAAACCAGTGGGATAAGTCGGTAAGAACCTTAGCTAACCTTGTGAAGATGCATAAGGTTGAGTTGATTGCTATCGGTAACGGTACAGCCTCACGTGAAACCGATAAACTAGCTGCCGATCTGATCAGCCAAGTAAAGGCTGAGCTACCTAGACTGACTAAGATTATGGTCAGCGAAGCGGGCGCTTCAGTGTATTCAGCATCTGAGCTAGCCTCGGAAGAGTTCCCGAATATCGATGTTTCGATCCGCGGCGCGGTATCGATTGCTCGTCGTCTGCAAGATCCATTAGCCGAGCTAGTGAAGATTGAGCCAAAGGCGATTGGTGTGGGTCAGTATCAACACGATGTAAGCCAGAGTCAGTTATCAAGCTCGCTAGAAGCGGTTGTCGAAGACTGTGTGAATGGCGTAGGCGTAGATGTGAATATGGCATCTGCTGCGTTGCTGGCTCAGGTTGCGGGTCTTAATAAAACCTTGGCACGTAACATTGTGACCCATCGTGACGAGCAAGGCCGTTTCAACAACCGTAAAGCGCTGCTTAAAGTGGCACGCCTTGGGCCTAAAGCCTATGAGCAGGCAGCGGGCTTCTTACGTATTAGTGAAGGGGATAACCCACTCGACGGCTCTTCGGTGCATCCAGAGGCCTACTCATTAGTTGAGTCGATTGCAGCGGCTAAAGGTGTGTCGGTTGCCGAGCTAATCGGTAACTCAGAGCTACTTAAGGCGCTAGAAGCCAAAGATTTTATCACCAGTGAATTTGGTCTGCCCACAGTGACAGATATTCTCGCCGAGCTGGATAAGCCGGGACGCGATCCTCGTGGTGAATTTAAAACCGCCACTTTTAAAGAGGGCGTTGAAGAGATCAAAGACCTTAAACTGGATATGATCTTAGAAGGTGTGGTAACTAACGTGACTAACTTCGGTGCTTTCGTCGATGTGGGCGTGCATCAAGATGGTTTAGTCCATATCTCATCGATGACCGACAAGTTTATTGACGATCCGCACAAGGTGGTTAAAGCCGGTGATATCGTTAAAGTTAAGGTCATGGAAGTTGATGCAGAACGTCGCCGTATCGGCCTAAGTATGCGCCTCGATGATAAGGCTGGCGATGCACCTAAGAGTGCGCCGCGTCCAGCAAACCACCAAAACAAAGGTGCCCCTAATAAAGGCGCTAATCAGCAGCGTGGCCAGCAAAAGACTCACAAACCTAAGCAGCAGGCTAATGCCGCTATGGGTAATGCCTTTGCCGATGCGTTCGCTAAACTGAAGAAGTAA
- the greB gene encoding transcription elongation factor GreB produces the protein MRTAIVTREGFEKLQKELNYLWREHRPEITKIVSWAASLGDRSENADYTFNKRKLREIDRRVRYLRKTLENVQVVDYSPAQEGKVFFGAWVEIENDDGNKLAFKIVGYDEIFGRKDYISIDSPMARGLLKKEVDDEAVIKTPTGEQVWYINRISYQGFE, from the coding sequence ATGAGAACCGCAATCGTCACTCGTGAAGGTTTCGAGAAACTGCAAAAAGAGTTGAACTATCTTTGGCGTGAACATCGCCCTGAAATCACCAAAATTGTAAGCTGGGCTGCGAGCTTAGGTGACAGAAGTGAGAATGCCGACTATACCTTCAACAAGCGAAAGCTGCGTGAAATAGACCGCAGAGTACGTTATCTACGTAAAACCCTAGAAAATGTACAAGTTGTCGACTATTCGCCAGCACAAGAGGGCAAGGTGTTTTTTGGCGCCTGGGTTGAAATCGAGAATGATGATGGCAACAAGCTAGCGTTTAAGATTGTCGGATATGATGAGATCTTTGGTCGTAAGGACTATATCTCCATCGACTCGCCAATGGCCCGTGGTTTGTTGAAGAAAGAGGTCGATGATGAAGCCGTGATCAAGACGCCGACAGGTGAGCAGGTTTGGTATATCAATCGCATCTCATATCAAGGCTTTGAATAG
- the ompR gene encoding osmolarity response regulator transcription factor OmpR: MGHETSKILVVDDDMRLRALLERYLMEQGYQVRSAANAEQMDRLLERENFHLLVLDLMLPGEDGLSICRRLRQTGNPIPIVMLTAKGDEVDRIIGLELGADDYLPKPFNPRELLARIKAVMRRQTPEVPGAPTQQEEEITFGEYSLNLATREMHHGEESIALTSGEFAVLKVLVSHPREPLSRDKLMNLARGRDYSALERSIDVQVSRLRRLIEKDAANPRYIQTVWGLGYVFVPDGQSRK; encoded by the coding sequence ATGGGACACGAAACCTCAAAAATTCTCGTCGTCGACGATGATATGAGACTACGCGCATTACTAGAACGTTACTTGATGGAGCAAGGTTATCAAGTGCGTAGCGCCGCCAATGCAGAACAGATGGATCGCCTACTCGAGCGAGAAAACTTCCACCTGTTAGTACTCGATCTAATGCTTCCCGGTGAAGACGGCCTGTCTATCTGTCGCCGACTTCGTCAAACTGGCAACCCAATTCCTATCGTGATGTTGACCGCAAAAGGCGACGAAGTAGATAGAATCATCGGCCTAGAGTTAGGTGCCGATGACTACTTGCCAAAGCCCTTTAATCCACGAGAGCTATTAGCCCGCATTAAAGCCGTTATGCGTCGTCAAACCCCCGAGGTGCCAGGTGCTCCAACCCAGCAAGAAGAAGAGATCACCTTTGGTGAATACTCTCTAAACCTTGCGACCCGTGAAATGCATCATGGCGAAGAGAGCATCGCACTGACTAGCGGCGAATTTGCCGTGCTTAAAGTGCTTGTCAGCCATCCAAGAGAGCCCCTTTCACGTGACAAGCTGATGAATCTGGCACGTGGCCGCGATTACTCGGCACTAGAGCGATCAATTGACGTGCAAGTTTCACGTCTGCGTCGACTCATTGAAAAAGATGCTGCCAACCCGCGCTACATTCAGACTGTGTGGGGCTTAGGTTATGTATTTGTGCCAGATGGCCAGTCACGCAAATAA
- the envZ gene encoding two-component system sensor histidine kinase EnvZ → MNKRWWQRFLPRSSFSQTVMLIGCLLLTNQLVSYISVAVYFIKPSYQQINQLIARQVKLLFVDGVDIGREHLTIVDALNAKVRDDTMQFYNQKQARQAGIERTTYYSFLSSQMSEYLGGEAEVRIAQGEEFEIWIRPPQAPSIWIRVPLTGLNEKNLSPLTLYLMVIGALSVAGGWWFARQQNRPLRRLQKAAIAVSRGDYPKPLPLSGSTEIVEVTNTFNQMSHSMKQLEQDRALLMAGISHDLRTPLTRIRLASEMMVEEDQYLKDGIVNDIEDMDAIINQFISYIRQDQEGTRELEQINILIQDVIQAESNREGDIESELVTCPIVPMQAIAVKRVISNLVENAYRYGNGWVRINSQFNGKYVGFSVEDNGPGIDEEQIPKLFQPFTQGDTARGSVGSGLGLAIIKRIVDRHQGKVILTNRSEGGLHAQVWLPIE, encoded by the coding sequence ATAAATAAACGATGGTGGCAACGCTTTTTGCCACGCAGCTCCTTCAGCCAAACCGTAATGCTAATTGGCTGTTTGCTGCTCACCAATCAGCTAGTGTCCTACATCTCTGTTGCCGTTTACTTCATTAAACCCAGCTATCAGCAGATAAACCAGCTGATAGCGAGACAAGTGAAACTGCTTTTCGTCGATGGGGTCGATATCGGCCGCGAACACCTCACCATAGTCGATGCCCTTAACGCTAAAGTGCGCGATGACACCATGCAGTTTTATAACCAGAAGCAAGCTCGCCAAGCTGGCATCGAGCGTACCACTTACTACAGCTTCTTATCTTCCCAAATGTCTGAATATCTAGGTGGCGAGGCTGAAGTGCGCATCGCTCAGGGAGAAGAGTTTGAGATCTGGATCCGCCCACCTCAAGCCCCCTCTATCTGGATTAGAGTGCCACTGACTGGACTCAACGAAAAAAATCTATCGCCGCTAACACTATATTTGATGGTCATTGGCGCGTTAAGTGTGGCCGGAGGATGGTGGTTTGCTCGCCAGCAAAATCGTCCGCTTAGACGACTGCAAAAAGCGGCCATCGCCGTGTCTCGTGGTGACTACCCTAAGCCGCTACCATTAAGTGGCTCGACAGAAATTGTCGAAGTGACCAACACCTTTAACCAGATGTCTCACAGCATGAAGCAACTGGAGCAAGACAGAGCCCTGCTGATGGCCGGGATCTCTCACGATCTGCGCACGCCTCTGACCCGTATCCGACTCGCATCAGAGATGATGGTGGAGGAAGATCAATATCTGAAAGATGGCATAGTTAACGATATCGAAGATATGGACGCCATCATCAATCAGTTTATCTCTTACATCAGGCAAGATCAGGAAGGCACACGGGAACTTGAGCAAATTAACATTCTAATTCAGGATGTTATTCAGGCAGAGTCTAACCGTGAAGGCGATATTGAATCAGAGTTAGTAACCTGCCCTATCGTGCCAATGCAAGCTATTGCCGTCAAACGTGTGATCAGTAATTTAGTCGAGAATGCCTACCGTTATGGTAACGGCTGGGTGCGCATTAACTCACAATTTAATGGGAAGTATGTTGGCTTTAGCGTCGAAGATAACGGCCCAGGTATTGACGAAGAGCAGATCCCCAAGTTATTTCAACCTTTCACCCAAGGCGATACGGCTCGCGGCAGTGTTGGGTCAGGTTTAGGCTTAGCAATCATCAAACGAATTGTCGATAGACACCAAGGCAAGGTGATCCTCACTAATCGCAGCGAGGGCGGATTACATGCTCAAGTCTGGTTGCCAATAGAATAG